Proteins encoded in a region of the Oncorhynchus keta strain PuntledgeMale-10-30-2019 unplaced genomic scaffold, Oket_V2 Un_contig_5015_pilon_pilon, whole genome shotgun sequence genome:
- the yeats4 gene encoding YEATS domain-containing protein 4 isoform X1, with amino-acid sequence MFKRMAEFGPDSGGRVKKTSVVCYPQGVTIVKPIVFGNVARYFGKKREEDGHTHQWSVYVKPYRNEDMSAYVKKIQFKLHESYVNPLRVVTKPPYEITETGWGEFEIIIKIFFIDPNERPVTLYHLLKLFQSDSSAMPKKTVVSEFYDEMIFQDPTAMMQQLLSTSRQLTLGAYKHETEFAELELRTREKLEAAKKKTSQEITDLKDRLKASRETINFLKGEIRKLEEEDQIKDH; translated from the exons ATGTTTAAAAGGATGGCTGAATTTGGACCAGATTCCGGGGGTAGAGTGAAG AAAACATCAGTTGTCTGTTATCCACAGGGTGTTACGATCGTCAAACCCATCGTTTTCGGAAACGTTGCTCGGTATTTTGGAAAGAAGCGAGAGGAGGATGGACACACTCACCAGTGGTCTGTGTACGTGAAACCATACAGAAACGAG GATATGTCTGCATATGTGAAGAAAATACAGTTCAAGCTCCATGAAAGTTATGTGAATCCACTCAGAG TCGTGACGAAGCCTCCGTACGAGATCACAGAGACGGGCTGGGGAGAGTTTGAGATCATCATCAAGATATTTTTCATCGACCCCAATGAGAGGCCG GTGACTCTCTACCACCTACTGAAGCTTTTCCAGTCAGACTCCAGTGCCATGCCCAAGAAGACAGTGGTCTCTGAATTCTATGATGAAATG ATCTTCCAGGACCCCACAGCCATGATGCAACAGCTCCTTAGCACCTCTAGACAACTGACCCTGGGGGCCTATAAGCACGAGACGGAGT TTGCGGAGCTGGAGCTGCGGACGCGGGAGAAGCTGGAAGCAGCGAAGAAGAAGACCAGTCAGGAGATCACAGACCTGAAGGATAGACTGAAGGCCAGCAGAGAGACCATCAACTTCCTGAAGGGAGAGATACGcaaactggaggaggaggaccagaTCAAAgaccactga
- the yeats4 gene encoding YEATS domain-containing protein 4 isoform X2, whose protein sequence is MFKRMAEFGPDSGGRVKGVTIVKPIVFGNVARYFGKKREEDGHTHQWSVYVKPYRNEDMSAYVKKIQFKLHESYVNPLRVVTKPPYEITETGWGEFEIIIKIFFIDPNERPVTLYHLLKLFQSDSSAMPKKTVVSEFYDEMIFQDPTAMMQQLLSTSRQLTLGAYKHETEFAELELRTREKLEAAKKKTSQEITDLKDRLKASRETINFLKGEIRKLEEEDQIKDH, encoded by the exons ATGTTTAAAAGGATGGCTGAATTTGGACCAGATTCCGGGGGTAGAGTGAAG GGTGTTACGATCGTCAAACCCATCGTTTTCGGAAACGTTGCTCGGTATTTTGGAAAGAAGCGAGAGGAGGATGGACACACTCACCAGTGGTCTGTGTACGTGAAACCATACAGAAACGAG GATATGTCTGCATATGTGAAGAAAATACAGTTCAAGCTCCATGAAAGTTATGTGAATCCACTCAGAG TCGTGACGAAGCCTCCGTACGAGATCACAGAGACGGGCTGGGGAGAGTTTGAGATCATCATCAAGATATTTTTCATCGACCCCAATGAGAGGCCG GTGACTCTCTACCACCTACTGAAGCTTTTCCAGTCAGACTCCAGTGCCATGCCCAAGAAGACAGTGGTCTCTGAATTCTATGATGAAATG ATCTTCCAGGACCCCACAGCCATGATGCAACAGCTCCTTAGCACCTCTAGACAACTGACCCTGGGGGCCTATAAGCACGAGACGGAGT TTGCGGAGCTGGAGCTGCGGACGCGGGAGAAGCTGGAAGCAGCGAAGAAGAAGACCAGTCAGGAGATCACAGACCTGAAGGATAGACTGAAGGCCAGCAGAGAGACCATCAACTTCCTGAAGGGAGAGATACGcaaactggaggaggaggaccagaTCAAAgaccactga